In a single window of the Pseudanabaena sp. BC1403 genome:
- a CDS encoding HD domain-containing phosphohydrolase, translating into MGDTKTESFELIEKLNEIGIALSAEKNTPKLLEMILRGAKTILNADGGTLYLATEDKKHLHFEIIMNDSLGIMMGAKLGEPIPFPALPLYDDEGNPNNTMVAAHAAIHKKTINIPDAYVAEGFDFAGTRAFDTQMGYRSKSFLTLPMLNHENELIGVIQLINAKGSKDNQIIEFSKVSQRIGESLASQAAIALTNNKLIGQFRELFESFINLMSEAIDKKSPYNGAHCRRVPTLTMMIADAACQANYGIFKDFELDEDERYELRIAGLLHDCGKVTTPVHVIDKATKLETIFDRIHLINTRFEILKRDAEIRFLNQKTAAIESANLSVIPELEEAFQQKLAQYSSDQDFLRTCNIGGEFMSDEYKERLQIIASYRWIDPKGVEVNFLTEDEVYNLNISRGTLTAEERKTINDHIVVTIEMLEKLPYPRNLRRVPEYAGGHHERMDGKGYPKGLTREQMSLPARMMGIADIFEALSAKDRPYKKGKTLTECLQILGNMRINNHIDPDLFDLFVSEKVYLRYANEYLDPDQIDDVDENKIPGYTPPFAYFFDT; encoded by the coding sequence ATGGGCGACACTAAAACAGAATCCTTTGAGTTAATCGAAAAGCTAAATGAGATCGGCATTGCGCTCTCGGCAGAAAAAAATACGCCCAAATTGCTAGAGATGATTTTGAGAGGAGCAAAAACCATCTTAAATGCTGATGGTGGGACGCTATATCTAGCAACTGAGGATAAAAAGCATCTCCATTTTGAAATCATTATGAATGACTCACTGGGAATCATGATGGGAGCCAAGCTAGGAGAACCAATTCCTTTTCCTGCTTTGCCTCTCTATGATGACGAGGGTAATCCTAACAATACTATGGTGGCAGCCCATGCCGCCATACACAAAAAAACAATTAATATTCCTGATGCCTATGTTGCTGAGGGATTTGACTTTGCGGGAACGAGAGCTTTTGACACCCAAATGGGCTACCGATCAAAGTCATTTCTGACTCTACCCATGCTCAATCATGAAAATGAATTGATTGGAGTGATACAACTAATCAATGCCAAAGGGTCTAAAGACAATCAGATTATTGAATTTTCCAAGGTCTCTCAGCGCATCGGCGAATCTTTAGCATCCCAAGCCGCGATCGCCTTAACTAACAACAAATTGATCGGCCAATTCCGTGAATTATTTGAGTCATTTATTAACCTGATGTCAGAGGCGATCGACAAAAAATCGCCATATAACGGTGCTCACTGCCGTCGCGTCCCAACCCTAACGATGATGATCGCTGACGCTGCTTGCCAAGCTAATTATGGCATCTTTAAAGACTTTGAATTAGATGAGGATGAACGGTACGAACTGAGAATTGCGGGATTACTTCATGATTGTGGTAAGGTCACTACTCCAGTACATGTGATCGATAAAGCTACGAAGCTAGAAACAATTTTTGATCGTATTCACTTAATCAATACTCGCTTTGAAATATTGAAACGGGATGCCGAAATTCGTTTCCTCAATCAAAAAACTGCGGCGATCGAGTCCGCCAATCTCAGTGTCATTCCAGAGTTAGAAGAAGCATTTCAGCAAAAACTTGCCCAATATTCTAGCGATCAAGATTTTCTTCGTACTTGCAATATTGGTGGAGAATTTATGAGCGATGAATATAAAGAACGCTTGCAAATAATCGCGTCCTATCGCTGGATTGATCCTAAAGGGGTAGAGGTAAATTTCTTGACTGAGGATGAAGTATACAACCTAAATATTTCAAGAGGAACACTTACTGCTGAAGAGCGCAAAACTATCAATGATCACATTGTGGTCACAATAGAAATGCTTGAGAAACTACCCTATCCGCGCAATCTCCGTCGTGTGCCAGAATATGCTGGCGGACACCATGAACGTATGGACGGTAAAGGCTATCCGAAAGGACTAACCCGCGAACAAATGTCTTTACCTGCAAGAATGATGGGAATAGCAGATATTTTTGAAGCACTTAGCGCTAAAGATCGTCCCTATAAAAAAGGCAAAACTTTGACTGAATGCCTTCAAATACTAGGTAATATGAGGATAAATAATCATATTGATCCTGATCTATTTGATCTATTTGTCAGCGAAAAAGTTTATCTGCGCTATGCCAACGAATATCTTGATCCTGATCAGATTGATGATGTAGATGAAAATAAGATCCCTGGTTACACCCCACCTTTTGCCTACTTTTTTGATACCTAG
- a CDS encoding AAA family ATPase has product MKSLNFKEELSLLIRAKCPIIYIVTWEEERAEKAIAQVAQECGPPRQMLYYDLVRGFEHNQEGKNNLLQALQIVENSNRQTATIYVFRDLHRRLASQRLDEILVRQLRNLYRNFRNSRKTLILLSPLLEMPSELEEQVAVLYFPLPENTEIRNIIEQMIPPEQLRMEGNSLEQLIKACMGMTRDRICHTLSKSIVQKHFLNESDIDRVLIEKQKRIRQTEFLEFFTPNETLDSIGGLDNFKLWLMQRQQAFSDEARAFGLPNPRGVLLLGIQGTGKSLCAKAIANLWRLPLLRLDVGRLFGSLVGQSESRTRQTIQLAEALAPCILWIDEIDKAFGGISNSTGDSGTSQRVLGTLLTWMQEKSSPVFVVATANNIHALPPELLRKGRFDELFFINLPTYEERKEIFLLHLKRFRPTELHNFDIDQMSAISKEFSGAEIEQAIVEGMYRAFHQQRDVNTEDILGAIAETYPLASTAREQISFMQAWATQGRARSASRGEVIDIPNDKLSVKLGDITLMDNATKAIADKSRSKHRPLPLPPLPQIKSSSDS; this is encoded by the coding sequence ATGAAATCTCTCAATTTCAAAGAAGAACTTAGTCTGCTGATCCGCGCTAAATGTCCGATTATTTATATCGTGACATGGGAAGAAGAACGTGCTGAAAAGGCGATCGCCCAAGTTGCGCAGGAATGTGGGCCACCCCGTCAGATGCTCTATTACGATCTCGTGCGTGGTTTTGAGCATAATCAAGAAGGCAAAAATAATCTGCTGCAAGCCTTGCAAATTGTTGAAAATAGCAATCGACAAACAGCTACTATTTATGTGTTTCGAGATTTGCATCGACGCTTAGCCTCGCAACGACTAGATGAGATTTTAGTCCGCCAACTTCGCAATCTCTATCGGAATTTTCGCAATTCACGGAAGACTTTGATTTTGTTGAGTCCCTTGCTAGAGATGCCATCGGAACTCGAAGAACAGGTTGCGGTGCTTTATTTCCCATTACCTGAAAACACAGAAATTCGGAATATCATCGAACAGATGATTCCACCTGAACAGTTGCGAATGGAAGGGAACAGCCTTGAACAATTGATTAAAGCTTGTATGGGTATGACCCGCGATCGCATCTGCCATACTTTATCTAAATCAATTGTGCAGAAACATTTTCTCAATGAATCAGATATTGATCGGGTTTTAATTGAGAAGCAAAAACGGATTCGCCAAACGGAGTTTTTAGAATTTTTTACGCCAAATGAAACGCTAGATAGTATTGGGGGATTGGATAATTTCAAGCTGTGGCTGATGCAGCGTCAGCAAGCCTTTTCTGATGAAGCGAGAGCTTTTGGCTTACCGAATCCTCGCGGCGTTTTGCTACTAGGTATTCAAGGCACAGGTAAGAGTCTCTGTGCGAAGGCGATCGCTAATCTTTGGCGGTTGCCACTATTACGATTAGATGTGGGCCGCTTATTTGGTAGTTTGGTCGGACAGTCTGAAAGCCGTACCCGCCAAACGATTCAGCTAGCTGAAGCCCTTGCACCTTGCATTCTCTGGATTGATGAAATCGATAAGGCTTTTGGAGGTATCTCTAATAGCACAGGCGATTCGGGAACCAGTCAGCGTGTATTGGGAACGCTACTAACATGGATGCAGGAAAAATCTAGTCCCGTATTTGTCGTTGCTACAGCAAATAATATCCATGCTTTGCCACCTGAATTATTGCGGAAAGGGCGATTTGATGAATTGTTCTTTATCAATTTACCCACCTATGAGGAACGCAAAGAAATATTCTTGCTCCATTTGAAACGGTTTCGTCCAACGGAATTACATAATTTCGACATTGATCAAATGTCCGCAATTTCTAAGGAGTTTAGTGGTGCAGAAATCGAACAGGCGATTGTGGAAGGTATGTACCGCGCTTTCCATCAGCAGCGCGATGTTAATACCGAGGATATTTTAGGTGCGATCGCAGAAACTTATCCTTTAGCTAGTACAGCTAGGGAGCAGATTAGTTTCATGCAAGCATGGGCAACTCAAGGAAGAGCGCGGAGTGCTTCACGGGGTGAAGTAATTGATATACCAAATGATAAATTAAGCGTGAAATTAGGCGATATTACTTTGATGGACAATGCAACTAAAGCTATAGCCGACAAGTCAAGAAGTAAACATCGTCCTTTACCTTTACCTCCTTTACCTCAAATTAAATCCAGTTCTGACTCATGA
- a CDS encoding DUF3038 domain-containing protein, which produces MTSNPVPSFENPDLPQLQAIKAHLDLVLLALESLTGLGSDEMLAVAEKLGFEEILSDRITLWRLRQASPLRKGKGRKKLDVDEARAMTLISCTLAAQQQFAIRNAVAQLEKCTALKRAPHREPILGDYLDRFNSLYQERMAEDEQAKPEEIQRLALKLLIDLLFYSSQIGSRRLWVALFERSH; this is translated from the coding sequence ATGACCTCCAATCCTGTGCCATCCTTTGAAAATCCAGATTTGCCTCAGTTGCAGGCAATCAAGGCGCATTTGGATTTAGTGCTGCTTGCCCTAGAGTCATTGACGGGACTTGGTTCTGATGAGATGTTGGCGGTTGCCGAAAAGTTGGGATTTGAAGAGATTTTAAGCGATCGCATTACACTTTGGCGCTTGCGACAGGCTAGCCCATTACGCAAGGGCAAAGGGCGCAAAAAGCTAGATGTTGATGAAGCAAGGGCTATGACTTTAATTAGTTGTACATTAGCAGCACAGCAACAATTTGCGATTCGCAATGCAGTTGCTCAGTTAGAGAAATGTACGGCTCTAAAGCGTGCACCCCACCGCGAACCAATTTTGGGTGATTATCTTGATCGCTTTAATAGTCTGTATCAAGAGCGGATGGCTGAGGACGAGCAAGCTAAACCTGAGGAGATCCAACGTTTAGCCTTAAAACTATTAATCGATCTATTGTTTTACAGCTCCCAAATTGGCTCTCGTCGCTTGTGGGTGGCTTTGTTTGAGCGATCGCACTAA
- a CDS encoding DUF1993 family protein, whose protein sequence is MTISMYQVAVPSLVRSLNNLVAILEKGAAHAEAKKIDPSVLIASRLYPDMLPLSRQVQIASDIARRGVARLAGAEAPALEDKETTFAELCDRLKNVLAFIESFTPEQIDGSEEKVITLPIGKETMTFAGQAYLLFFILPNVYFHVATAYDILRHCGVELGKLDFLGARK, encoded by the coding sequence ATGACCATTTCTATGTATCAGGTTGCAGTTCCTTCCCTAGTGCGATCGCTGAATAATCTAGTCGCCATTTTAGAAAAGGGAGCGGCTCATGCTGAAGCAAAAAAAATTGATCCCTCTGTACTCATAGCGAGTCGTTTGTATCCTGATATGTTACCGCTCAGCCGTCAAGTGCAAATTGCTTCGGATATTGCTAGACGCGGTGTAGCAAGGTTGGCTGGTGCAGAAGCACCTGCATTAGAAGATAAAGAAACTACGTTTGCGGAACTATGCGATCGGCTTAAGAATGTACTTGCATTCATTGAGTCTTTCACTCCCGAACAGATTGATGGCTCGGAAGAGAAAGTAATTACTTTGCCTATTGGTAAAGAAACAATGACTTTTGCGGGACAAGCCTATTTACTGTTCTTCATTTTGCCAAATGTCTATTTCCATGTGGCAACTGCCTATGACATTCTCAGGCATTGCGGTGTTGAGCTAGGCAAACTTGATTTCTTGGGCGCTCGTAAGTAA